A region of the Desulfobacter postgatei 2ac9 genome:
GGATTTATATCCGCAAAGAGTTGCAGACGCCGGATTCGTGCCATGGGCCGTATCCGGGACGAGAATTTTTGAACGTTGCCTTCCCTGTTTGGCGTGCCAGGCATGGATCATGAGCATGCCGGTGAACTCCCCATGGGCCCCGGCCGCCGGCTGCAGCGTGACGGCGGGAAACCCCGTGATCTCTCCGAGCAGTTGCTCCAACTCATACATCAGCTTTAACGCCCCCTGGGAAAATTGATCCCCGGCCAGGGGATGGGCTGCGGCAAAGCCTTTGCGTGCTGCCTGGACCTCATTGGTTTTGGGGTTGTATTTCATGGTGCAGGACCCCAGAGGGTACATGCCGGAATCTATACTAAAATTCCATTGGGACAACCGTACAAAATGGCGGACCACATCAAGTTCGGAAAGTTGCGGAAGTTCCGGTGCATCACCGGTAAGTGCCGGATCAAGATCAGTTCTCGGTACATCACTTCTTGGCATGGAGATGCCGCATCTGCCTTCCCGGCTTTTTTCCCACAGTTCAGGTTCGTTAAATATAAGGCCGGTTGTGCCTGGCTGTGTCATGATTGTACCTCCTTTGCCAAAAGGTCCATGGCCTGTCTGGACACGGTTTCCGTGGCGCAGAAAAGATAATGGTCCGCCATGTCCGGGTAAAAGGGTTCAAGGGGGACCCCTGCAAACAAATTGTATTTTTCGGCAATCTCCCTGCGTTTGTCCGCAAATCCGGCAGGGGCTTTAAGGACAAACTCATTGAAAAAAGCACCGCTGTAAACTGACTGAAGTCCGGCTCCCACAAGCATGTTTTTCAGGTAAACAGCCTTGTCGTGATTAAGCCGGGCAATTTCCCTGATTCCGTTTTTTCCGGCCGCAGCCATATATATGGCGGCGGTCATGGCGTTGAGTCCGTTATTTGAGCAGATATTGGAAGAGGCTTTTTCCCTGCGGATATGCTGCTCCCTGGTGGCCAGGGTCAGTACATACCCCCTGCGGCCCTTGGAATCGACGGTTTTTCCCACAAACCGACCGGGAAGATTTCTCATCATTGACTGTGCGCCGGCTAAAATGCCAAGTCCCGGACCGCCAAAACTCTTGGTCATGCCAAGGCTTTGACCTTCTCCGGCAACAAGATCGGCGCCAAAGTGCCCGGGACTTTTCAGCAGCCCATGGGCCAACGCTTCGGTGAATGAGGTGATCAACAGGCAGTTTTTTTCATCGGCACAGGCCTTAAAACTGCCAAGATCTTCAATGTTTCCAAAAAAGTTAGGGGACTGAACCGCCACCCCTGCAATGTCATCCATGGATTTAAATGCAGCCAGATCCGTCAGGCCGTTTTTATCTGCCGGTATGTCAACCATTTCATATCCGGATGGCCCCAGATAGGTCTTCATGATGTGGCGATGGGAGGGATGAATAAGATTTGATACCGCGATTTTATTTGCGTTTTTTGATTTACGAAGGGCAATAAGCGCGCATTCTGCCAGGGCTGTACCGCCATCGTAATGGGATGCCGTGGCAATATCCATACCTAAAAGCGCTGTAACCATGGTTTGAAATTCATAGATACCCTGCAAAGTGCCCTGGCTTACTTCGGGCTGGTAAGGGGTGTAGGCCGTCATAAATTCGGACCTGGAAACAAGGTAGGGCACAATGGCAGGAATGTGGTGGTCGTAGGAACCGGCTCCCATCAGGCATGTATATGATCTGCATGCCGCATTTTGTGAGGCCAGTTCTTCCATTTCGGCATTTAAATCCCATTCGCTTAACGCGTCCGGCAGGTTTAACCCGGTCTTTGTTTTGGCAGAATCGGGGATGGTTTCAAATAGCTGATTCAGATCGGCGTGGCCGGTTACAGCCAGCATCTGATCGATATCCTGTCTGGTATGCGGCAGATAACGCATGGCATTTATCCTTTCAGCATTTCAAGGTATGCGGCCTGGTCTTTAAGCTTGTCCATTTCGGACAGATCGTCGGGTTTAATTTTGACAAGCCAGCCCTTGTTGTAGCAGTCGGTGTTGACAAGCTCCGGCGCATCTTCAAGTTCTGAATTTACCTCAACGATTTCACCTGCAATGGGAAGAAAAATTTCAGATACCGCTTTAACGGACTCCACACTGCCAAATTCGTTTCCCTGGGCAAAGGTGTCACCAATTTCCGGCATTTCCACAAAAACAATTTCGCCAAGCTGATCCTGGGCATAGTCAGAAATGCCCACACGGACCAAATCGCCTTCAACCTTTGCCCATTCATGATCATCGGTGTATTTAACATCTGATGGGAAACTAAGTTCTTCAATGGATTTCATATTGCCTCCTCATTTTATACTAAAGTCTATGTAAGTTACTCAGATCTTTCAAGCTTTATTGTCGGCTATGCCTGGCAGTTGATATGTCAGGTCGGCCCATGGCTGTTATTTAAAATGTTTGATTGCAAGCCTTGCTGTCCTGTCGGGCCGAATGTCGGAAACAAGCCGGACCGCGATTTTACGTTTGCCTTCGACAAGGGTGAGCCGGGTGCCCATATCAAGGGGCTGATTCACCATGACAAATCCGCAGGCAAGCCCTTTTATTGTGAGATCCGGGGGCAGATTGGGCGTGTTGACACTGATAATTGTGTCTTCATGCCAAAAGATCCCCATGTCCGTTGCGCACGTCAACACCCTTCCAATATCTTCGCCCTGTTCGGTGAGAACCCGTGCGGCATCCCCTGCCGTCACCTTTCTTAAAGAGTCCCCGACAAAAGCATAGGTAAAGGATTGTTGCTTGAGATCCATAAGACTTTGAGACCCTAAAAATGTCTTGGTAAACCGCCGGGTACCGGCCTTAAAGGGCAGGGCAAACTCCCAGGGGTGATTGATAAAGGGGAAATGCCCAATGTCCTGGTGGGATAGGGGCAGGCATGCACCGGCCCTTAAGGAATCCCGGGCACCCAGGCCGCAGGGTATCAGGCCATAGGGGGAACCGGCATCCAAAAGATTGCACCACAGTTTTTCAACTTTATCGGGCGCAATGAAAATCTCAAAGCCAAATTCACCGGTATATCCGGTTCTTGACACAATGACAGGGGTGCCGTCAACAAGGTTTACCCCATTGGAAGCCTCAGGCTCCAGCTCCCCTTTGAAGGAGAAATAGGGCATTTTGTTGAAGACATTTTCTTTGTCCCGGATCACTCCCGACACGATCTTCAAGGCATTTTTCCCCTGGACATCCAGTTTGGCAAGCTGATCTGATAAATCTTTTATTTCCACGGATTTTTCGTCACTGTGTAAAACCAGATGCCGGGTAATTGATGCCCCCATGCCTGCATTGACGCAGACCATGAAGCTCACATCAGAGAATCTATAAACAATGGCATCATCAATGCAGTGCCCCTGGGCATCTAAAAACGCGCCGTAAGCACACCGACCCGATGACAGGTCGCTGATATGTCTGGTAAAGCAGAAATCAAGCAGGGCAGGGGTGTCTTTTCCCCGTACCCGGATACAGTCCATATGGGATGTGTCAAACATACCCGCGGATATAAGCACGGCAAGATGCTCGGTTTTAACCCCGGTATCATACCATAGCGGCATGTCAAATCCCCCGAAATCAGCCATATTGGCTCCGGCATTCCTGTGCCATGCGTGTAATGGTGTTTTTCTCAGATTATCGGTCATGATAAAATCCCTTTTCGATGACATATATACTGTTATATTTTAGAAAATGTACGGCACTTTCAGGTTGTATGATTTGTAAACCACAAACGTCTCAACGGAATCTATCCCATCAATTTTTGAAATTTCCTCGGTGTAGAATTCAAGCAGATCAAAGCCTTCTTTAAACAAAACCAGCACCATGAGGTCATATCGTCCTGTAACCACGGAAACGGAAATGACACCTTTCAGGCGGCTGATCTCTTCTCCTTTTTCCACCAGGTTTGTTTCAGACAGCTTAATTCCCACAATTACGCTTCTATGGCCCGGCAGCTTAGCCGGGTCCACAAGTCCACAAAATTCGAGTACGCCTTCTTCCTGAAGTTTAAGGACCCGGGATCTTACGGTATTTTCCGTAACGCCCAACTTGTCGGCTATTTTTTTGAAAGGTTTTTTACCTTCCTTGAGCTCTCTGATAATATTGATATTGGTATCATCAATTTTCACCATCATCGGCGCCGGCCCCGGCGGTTACGCTGCCGCGCTGAGAGCAGCCGGCCTTGGAGCTCAAGTGACCTTGAAAATATTAGGTACGCCGCTGCATGGATAATGAAAAAAGTCTAACTGACGGGCGGGTTCACATTAAATTCGCTCATTTTATATAACAGGGTTTTATAAGAGACTTTTAAAATTTTTGCAGCTTTGGATCGGTTCCACCCCACTTTTTCAAGCACAAAAACGATCGCGTCCTTTTCCGCTCTGTCGGATGCCCGTTTCTTTATTTTTTTTAAAGAGATATCTTCAAACAATTTTTCGGAACTTGTAGACAGGTCTACAAATTCTGAAATGCTCCTCATCCTCAGGTTTCCAGATTCACTATCAAATAAATAATCAGGCGAATGCGTGGCAGAACCTGCTAATTTCGCCTGGGATGTATATTCTGAAGGCAATGTTTCAGGCGTGGATGCTTCATCAGGTAACTCTTCAAAAATTTTATCCCAGGAATTGAGCACCATCAGTTTTTTTATGCAGTTCTGCAACTGGCGCACATTACCGGGCCAGTCATAACTGCAAAGGCGGGCCATGGTCTGGCTGTCAGGCTTTTCTGCATGGGCTTTCGGGTGTTGTGACAAGTATCTTTTAAAGTAATATTCAACCAGGGCGGGGATATCCTCGGGACGTTCGCGAAGGGGCGGAATGTCTATTTTAATAATATTAAGCCGGTAAAAAAGATCTTCTCTAAAAGTTTTGTTTTTTATCTTTTCTTCAAGGCACTGGTTGGTTGCCGCGATGACCCAAACATCCGTTTTAAAATCCTGGTCCGATCCAAGAGGAGAGAACTCCCCGCTTTGAAGCACATGAAGCATTTTCGATTGAAGGGAGAGGGGCATATCCCCGATTTCGTCAAGAAAAAGAACCCCCTTGTCTGCGGTTAGAAATTTTCCGTAACGTTTTTTGTGTGCCCCGGTAAAAGCGCCCTTTTCATAGCCATAAAGTTCTGATTCCAGAAGGGTTTCAGGCAGGACTGCACAATTTATTTTTACAAAATTATTTTTAGACCGATTCGATTCAGCATACAGAGTCTGGGCAACCACTTCCTTTCCAACACCGGTTTCTCCTGTAATCAGGATGTTCAGACAGGTTTGAGCCACATGGTTGATCAGTTCCTTGATTTTCAGCATAGAGGTGGAGACGCCTATCAGCGGGGTTGGTGAAGTCATATTTTATAACACTCTCTTTTTCCTAATTTTCTTTACGTCCTATAAGTTCGGCAACCTTGCGTTCAATTTTAAACAGGTCAACAGGTTTGAAAATAACAATATCAGCACGGGCTTCGGACGCAAGCGCCCCGGGGTGCCCCCCATACCCAGTCATGGCAATGGTTTTAATATTATGGAATTCATTTTTTACAATGGAAATCAACCCGACACCACTGATGTTGGGCATGACTAGGTCAGTGATCAGACAATCGAAATAATCGGGTTTCTCTCTGAGAATTTTTAAAGCGTCAAATCCGTCCGCCGCAGTCTTGACTTCATATCCAAGAGAGTTGAAAAATTCATAAAAAGTAGACAAAATATCTTCGTTATCGTCCACGATTAGAAGTCGATCCGGATTTGACATATCAGCCTCTTTGTAAATAGAAATGTATAATTCTTTATGTCCATATCTCAATCTTCTTAGTATATGCAAGGGAAAAAAATACAAATGTGAAAAAAAATATCCAATTCGCTGAGCAAAGCAAAAAAACAAAAAAATGGACTGTTTTAAGTGTCTTGCCTAAAAATAAAATTCATACTATAAATTTGGGCCTGACAAAATTTCAGGTGTCGGATAGACACTTTCTACTGTTTTGCAATTGTTGGTATCGATATAGTAACAAGGAAATTCAATGAAAAAATCAATTATCAGGGGCTCAGGTTTTTTTGTACCGCCCCATATTGTCACCAATCAGGATCTGACCGAATTTATGGACACTTCTGATGAATGGATCCGCCAGCGTACCGGCATCCACCAACGACACTGGATTACCAAGGAAGACGCCTGCGGAGCATCGGATTTGGCGACCCAAGCCGCCCGCATGGCACTGGATAAAGCGGGTTGGCAACCCAACGATCTGGATTTTATAATTTTTGCCACCTTAAGTCCGGATATCATGTTTCCGGGAGGCGGGTGTCTTTTAGCGCGAAATCTTGAGCTTGATTCCACACCGGCCCTGGATATTCGCCAACAGTGCACCGGATTTTTGTACGGATTTGCCACAGCCGATTCCTATATCAAATCCGGACTTGCCTCCAAGGTTCTTTTGGTAGGTGCGGAAGTACATTCCTCAGGACTTGACAAATCCACCCGGGGCAGGGACGTGACGGTGATTTTCGGTGATGGGGCCGCCGCCATATGTATCGAAGCGGTTGACACGGATGAAAACGTGGGACTGATTGCCTCGGCATTGCATGCGGACGGGCATTTTGCGGATACCTTAAAAACTGAATTGCCTGCTTCCAATCTTTTCAAACGGTTGCCCGATGATCTTCCCATTGATGATCCCCGATATTATCCGGTTATGGACGGACCTGTCATATTTAAAAAAGCTGTTCGCATGCTGCCCAAGGTGACCATGGAAGTACTGGAAAAAGCAGGAATGAATTTGTCTGATATTGACCTTGTGGTGCCCCACCAGGCCAATAAACGTATTAACCAGGCCTTTGGCCAATTCCTTAAGCTGCCCGAAGATAAAATTTTTCATAATATTGAAAAATACGGCAACACCACGGCTGCCAGTATTCCTTTGGCGCTCCATGAAGCCATTGAAACCGGCCGTATCGGCAACTCCGGGGATGTTGTACTCTTTGCCGCCCTTGGTGCCGGTCTGACCTGGGGGGCCTCCCTTTATAAATTCCCCTGATTTTTTTTATCCTGTTCCGGGGATGTTTTGTTTCCCCTGAACAGGATTGATTAAAATATCAGCGTTTGTTAAACAGAAGATTCAGGTAAAAATTATCCGTTTGTGATGCACAGGCGAAGGTATATGACGGATCCTGGTTTCTTGCGGCCATTTCCTTTCGAATATCCCCGGCCATGACCTTGCCTAACTCCACACCGAACTGATCAAAGGGATTTACACCGAGAATGAAGCCTTCCAGAACGGTTCTGGCCTCGTAAAAAGAGAGCAACATACCAACACTTTCGGGTTCAAGATTATCAATGGTAATAATTGTTGAGGGGCGGTTGCCGTCAAAATTTCTGGCCGGATCATCTGAACTGCGACCAAGGGCAAGTGCACCGGCCTGGGCTAAAAGATTGGCCCATAGCTCCTGGTGATTGGTCACCCCTTTGGATATTGCCTGAAGCCCGGTGTATCCCGGCATTTTTACGCCGATAAAATCAATGGGAAAAGCCTTTCCCTGGTGGGCCAGCTGGAAAAAGGAATGCTGGGCATTGGTGCCGGGCTCCCCGAAGATAATGGTGCCGGCCGGTTGGGTCAAAGGCTGCCCTGTTGCAGAAACCGATTTGCCAAGGCTCTCCATATAAAGCTGCTGGACATGGGGGCTGAGCCGGGCTAATCTCGACGTATATGGAATAATGGCCTGGGCCGGATATCCCATATAAAGGATGTTCCAAATGGAGATCATTGCTGCGGTTAAAGGGATGTTTTTTTCTTCCGGACTTTCAAGCACATGGGTATCCATTATACTGCAGCCGTTCAGAAACCGTTTGAACACATCATACCCCAGGGCCAGACTTAAAGGCAGTCCGCCCACAGCCGATGAAACCGAATACCTGCCGCCGATGAAATCAAACATGTAAAAGGAGGCAAGCACGGGTGTATCGGGGTCGTCTCCCGGACTTCCCTTTGCCGTGATGGTAACCATATGATCTTTAGGGGCAATGCCCATGGTGTTCAGCCATGTGCTGACCTGGTTGAGGTTGGCCATGGTTTCGGTGGTGGTATACGATTTGGAAATAACGATCCAAAGGGTGGTCTCTTTGTCAATGGATTCAATGACCCGGGCAAAATTGTCAATATCCACGTTGGGCAGAAAGAAAAGATCCAATTTCCTGTCAGCTCCGGCCAGGGCCTGATAGACAAATTCACAGCCAAGATATGATCCGCCAATACCAATGACAACTGCCTGGGTAAAAGGTTTTCCGCAGGCCGAGCAGATTTTGCCTTCATGGACTGATGCGCAGAACTGTTCTATTTTTTCATTGACCTGTTGCATCTGCGCTTTAACGTCCATCTCCTTGTATAAAAGAGGAGAAGGTCCGGTACCCCGCGCCGCAGTATGCAACGCAGCACGGTTTTCGGTTGGGTTTACGATCTCTGCTTGGGTCATTTCACTAAATTTTTTGAGTGCATTGGACAAACGTTGAGATTCACGCAGCAAAGACAAGGCATTTTCATCGACCCGCTGACGTGAAAAATCCATAAAAAAACCGTCAGTATCGAGACTGAAGTCGGAGAATCGTCCGGGCCGGCTTAGAAGCTTCTGCAGGTGGTAATCCGGCGCGTTAAAATCCTGGGCCGCTTTTGTTAATTTTTCATGAAGTTTTTTTATGGAAGGATCATCCGGATAAAGCAAACCAGCCGGGTTCATATTTATTTCTCCTTGCATTTGAGGTGTTCAATTATGATGTGATGGATTTGCTTGCCTGTTTTTTATTTATAGAATAAACTTCGAACCATGAATATAAAAAAGATTGATGCCCTGTTAAAAAAAGGGGTGAACATTCCAAATCCTGCCACCGTATTTATCGGTGATGACGTTGACATTGAGCGCATATCCCCGGAGGGGGTAACGCTTTTTTCCGGCACCAAACTCACCGGTGCACAAACCCTGATCATGCCGGGCTCCGTTCTTGGTTACGAAACGCCGGTGACGGCTGAAAACTGTCTTATGGGTCCGGGTACAAAGCTGCATGGCGGATATTTTCAGGATACCGTATTCATGGGGGACAATGTTTTTGGTTCGGGCGGGCATGTGCGAAAGGGTTGTATCCTTGAAGAACAGGCCAATGCCGCCCACACTGTGGGTCTCAAGCAGACCATTCTTTTTCCCTTCGTCACCCTCGGCAGCCTGATTAATTTCTGCGATTGTCTTATGGCCGGGGGCACCGGTCGAAAGGATCATTCCGAGGTGGGATCGTCCTTTATTCACTTTAATTATACGCCGAACCAGGACAAGGCAACACCCTCCATGATGGGCAATGTCTACCAGGGCGTGATGCTTAACCAGAGGCCTGTGTTCCTTGGGGGACAGGGTGGACTTGTGGGGCCGGTCAGAATTGCCTTTGGATGCATCAGTGCCGCAGGATCCATTATCCGGAACAGCGAACTGCGGTGTGACCGGTTGATCATGGGCGGGACAATGAGAAGTGGTTCCGTTCAATGGCGTCCCGGTATCTACACCCGGCCCGACAGGATTTTAACCGAAAATATCTATTATATTTCAGGGCTGTATGCCTTAAAAGTCTGGTATCGTTTTATTCGACCCCTTTTTACCTGGGACTGGATGTCCCAGGCACTTGTTTCAGGGTTGCAGAAAAATATTGATCTCTGTATTCAAGAACGGATAAAAAGGCTGGATGCATTTGGAGACAAACTGAAACAATCAAAACAAATTTTACTCCAAAGGGAAAAAGGGCAGGGCAGTCAGGCAGTTGCCGTCCATGAGATCGTTCTGGAAAAACTGTCCCGGGCGTCATCAATATTTGATCAGGCTGAAAATGAACTTAAAACTCCCGGGCCGGATGGGGAACAATTTATACGGCACATAGACACGAATATTAGTCATAACAAAAAGGATTACGTTGGATTTATCCAGGGCCTTGACGAATCAATTTCGATCATGGGGTCAACATGGCTTAAAGGTATTGAAGATCGAATTGTTGGTCTGTTTGGGTTGGACGTATAACTTTACAAAATTAAAAAGCGGGATAACCATTTAA
Encoded here:
- a CDS encoding aminomethyltransferase family protein, which translates into the protein MTDNLRKTPLHAWHRNAGANMADFGGFDMPLWYDTGVKTEHLAVLISAGMFDTSHMDCIRVRGKDTPALLDFCFTRHISDLSSGRCAYGAFLDAQGHCIDDAIVYRFSDVSFMVCVNAGMGASITRHLVLHSDEKSVEIKDLSDQLAKLDVQGKNALKIVSGVIRDKENVFNKMPYFSFKGELEPEASNGVNLVDGTPVIVSRTGYTGEFGFEIFIAPDKVEKLWCNLLDAGSPYGLIPCGLGARDSLRAGACLPLSHQDIGHFPFINHPWEFALPFKAGTRRFTKTFLGSQSLMDLKQQSFTYAFVGDSLRKVTAGDAARVLTEQGEDIGRVLTCATDMGIFWHEDTIISVNTPNLPPDLTIKGLACGFVMVNQPLDMGTRLTLVEGKRKIAVRLVSDIRPDRTARLAIKHFK
- a CDS encoding sigma-54 interaction domain-containing protein gives rise to the protein MTSPTPLIGVSTSMLKIKELINHVAQTCLNILITGETGVGKEVVAQTLYAESNRSKNNFVKINCAVLPETLLESELYGYEKGAFTGAHKKRYGKFLTADKGVLFLDEIGDMPLSLQSKMLHVLQSGEFSPLGSDQDFKTDVWVIAATNQCLEEKIKNKTFREDLFYRLNIIKIDIPPLRERPEDIPALVEYYFKRYLSQHPKAHAEKPDSQTMARLCSYDWPGNVRQLQNCIKKLMVLNSWDKIFEELPDEASTPETLPSEYTSQAKLAGSATHSPDYLFDSESGNLRMRSISEFVDLSTSSEKLFEDISLKKIKKRASDRAEKDAIVFVLEKVGWNRSKAAKILKVSYKTLLYKMSEFNVNPPVS
- a CDS encoding response regulator, whose protein sequence is MSNPDRLLIVDDNEDILSTFYEFFNSLGYEVKTAADGFDALKILREKPDYFDCLITDLVMPNISGVGLISIVKNEFHNIKTIAMTGYGGHPGALASEARADIVIFKPVDLFKIERKVAELIGRKEN
- the gcvPA gene encoding aminomethyl-transferring glycine dehydrogenase subunit GcvPA; this encodes MRYLPHTRQDIDQMLAVTGHADLNQLFETIPDSAKTKTGLNLPDALSEWDLNAEMEELASQNAACRSYTCLMGAGSYDHHIPAIVPYLVSRSEFMTAYTPYQPEVSQGTLQGIYEFQTMVTALLGMDIATASHYDGGTALAECALIALRKSKNANKIAVSNLIHPSHRHIMKTYLGPSGYEMVDIPADKNGLTDLAAFKSMDDIAGVAVQSPNFFGNIEDLGSFKACADEKNCLLITSFTEALAHGLLKSPGHFGADLVAGEGQSLGMTKSFGGPGLGILAGAQSMMRNLPGRFVGKTVDSKGRRGYVLTLATREQHIRREKASSNICSNNGLNAMTAAIYMAAAGKNGIREIARLNHDKAVYLKNMLVGAGLQSVYSGAFFNEFVLKAPAGFADKRREIAEKYNLFAGVPLEPFYPDMADHYLFCATETVSRQAMDLLAKEVQS
- a CDS encoding Lrp/AsnC family transcriptional regulator encodes the protein MMVKIDDTNINIIRELKEGKKPFKKIADKLGVTENTVRSRVLKLQEEGVLEFCGLVDPAKLPGHRSVIVGIKLSETNLVEKGEEISRLKGVISVSVVTGRYDLMVLVLFKEGFDLLEFYTEEISKIDGIDSVETFVVYKSYNLKVPYIF
- a CDS encoding 3-oxoacyl-ACP synthase III family protein, which gives rise to MKKSIIRGSGFFVPPHIVTNQDLTEFMDTSDEWIRQRTGIHQRHWITKEDACGASDLATQAARMALDKAGWQPNDLDFIIFATLSPDIMFPGGGCLLARNLELDSTPALDIRQQCTGFLYGFATADSYIKSGLASKVLLVGAEVHSSGLDKSTRGRDVTVIFGDGAAAICIEAVDTDENVGLIASALHADGHFADTLKTELPASNLFKRLPDDLPIDDPRYYPVMDGPVIFKKAVRMLPKVTMEVLEKAGMNLSDIDLVVPHQANKRINQAFGQFLKLPEDKIFHNIEKYGNTTAASIPLALHEAIETGRIGNSGDVVLFAALGAGLTWGASLYKFP
- the gcvH gene encoding glycine cleavage system protein GcvH — protein: MKSIEELSFPSDVKYTDDHEWAKVEGDLVRVGISDYAQDQLGEIVFVEMPEIGDTFAQGNEFGSVESVKAVSEIFLPIAGEIVEVNSELEDAPELVNTDCYNKGWLVKIKPDDLSEMDKLKDQAAYLEMLKG